Proteins from a single region of Mus pahari chromosome 2, PAHARI_EIJ_v1.1, whole genome shotgun sequence:
- the LOC110316929 gene encoding LOW QUALITY PROTEIN: taste receptor type 2 member 104-like (The sequence of the model RefSeq protein was modified relative to this genomic sequence to represent the inferred CDS: deleted 1 base in 1 codon), translating into MLSALESILLSVATSEAMLGVLGNTFIVLVNYTDWVRNKKLSKINFILTGLXISRIFTIWXITLDAYTKVFFLTMLMPISXHECMXYIWVIINHLSTWFGTSLGIFYFLKIANFSHYTFLWMKRRADKVFVFLIFLIDSKLLFIFGFTLSAMYPCCHSFILILTSXEMKQATMRALQRFKCCET; encoded by the exons ATGCTGAGTGCCCTGGAAAGCATCCTCCTT TCTGTTGCCACTAGTGAAGCTATGCTGGGAGTTTTAGGGAACACATTTATTGTACTTGTAAACTACACAGACTGGGTCAGGAATAAGAAACTCTCTAAGATTAACTTTATTCTCACTGGCTTGNNAATTTCCAGGATTTTTACCATATGGANAATAACTTTAGATGCATATACAAAGGTTTTCTTTCTCACCATGCTTATGCCTATCAGTCNACATGAATGCATGAANTACATATGGGTAATTATTAACCATCTGAGCACCTGGTTTGGCACCAGCCTCggcatcttttattttctgaagataGCAAATTTTTCCCACTACACATTTCTCTGGATGAAGAGAAGAGCTGATAAAGTTTTTGTCTTTCTAATT TTTCTTATAGACAGTAaacttctctttatttttggCTTCACTTTGTCAGCCATGTATCCCTGTTGTCATTCCTTTATCCTAATTCTAACAAGCANGGAGATGAAGCAAGCCACTATGAGGGCACTGCAAAGATTTAAATGCTGTGAGACTTAA
- the LOC110317337 gene encoding taste receptor type 2 member 105, which produces MLSAAEGILLSIATVEAGLGLLGNTFIALVNFMDWAKKNKLSKIGFLLIGLATSRIFIVWLLNLDAYAKLFYPSXYFSSSLIEINSYIWITVNHLTVWFATSLSIFYFLKIANFYSCIFLWLKRRTDKVFVFLLGCLLTSWVISFSFSVKVTKDDKVNHRNRTSEMYWETRKFTTNYVLINXGVILLFMMTITACFLLIISLWRHSRQMQSGVSGFRDLNTQAHVKVIXFLISFIILFILYFIGVSIEIICMFIPENKLLFLFGFXAASLYPCCHSCILILTNSQLKQAFVKVLQGLKFSEK; this is translated from the coding sequence ATGCTGAGTGCAGCAGAAGGCATCCTCCTTTCTATTGCAACTGTTGAAGCTGGGCTGGGACTTTTAGGGAACACATTTATTGCACTGGTAAACTTCATGGACTGGGCCAAGAAAAATAAGCTCTCTAAGATTGGCTTCCTTCTCATTGGATTAGCAACTTCCAGGATTTTTATTGTATGGCTATTAAATTTAGATGCCTATGCAAAGCTGTTCTATCCAAGTAANTATTTTTCTAGCAGTCTGATTGAAATCAACTCTTATATATGGATAACTGTGAATCACCTGACTGTCTGGTTTGCCACCAGCCTAAGCATCTTCTATTTCCTGAAGATAGCAAATTTTTACAGCTGTATATTTCTCTGGTTGAAGAGGAGAACTGATAaagtttttgtctttctcttgggGTGTTTGCTAACTTCATGGGTAATCTCCTTCTCGTTTTCTGTGAAGGTGACAAAGGACGATAAAGTGAATCATAGAAACAGGACCTCGGAGATGTACTGGGAGACAAGGAAATTCACTACTAACTATGTTTTAATCAATANTGGAGTCATTCTTCTCTTTATGATGACCATAACTGCATGTTTCTTGTTAATTATTTCACTTTGGAGACACAGCAGGCAGATGCAGTCTGGTGTTTCAGGATTCAGAGACCTCAACACACAAGCTCATGTGAAAGTCATAAANtttttaatttcatttatcatCCTTTTCATCTTGTATTTTATAGGTGTTTCAATAGAAATTATCTGCATGTTTATCCCAGAAAACAAACTGCTATTTCTTTTTGGTTTCANAGCTGCATCCCTATATCCCTGCTGTCACTCATGTATTCTAATTCTAACTAACAGCCAGCTGAAGCAAGCCTTTGTAAAGGTACTGCAAGGATTAAAGTTCTCTGAGAAATGA